The following proteins are co-located in the Brevibacillus laterosporus DSM 25 genome:
- a CDS encoding DUF402 domain-containing protein, producing MSSQVPGSIIRIESFKHNQSLHRTWDRTTLIHTSDAVVIAGNDRVKVTESDGREWRTREPAICTFGRGQWFNILAMIRDDGIYYYCNIGSPFSLKGNLLSYIDYDLDVKVYPDMTYTVLDEEEYALHSAQMNYPPYVKERVHLALDEVLEWIKARRGPFQSGFVQRWYERYQLLKHNDEE from the coding sequence TAATCAGTCCTTACACCGTACTTGGGATCGCACTACGCTTATTCATACAAGCGATGCAGTGGTGATAGCCGGTAATGATCGTGTCAAAGTCACAGAGTCTGATGGGCGTGAATGGCGTACAAGAGAGCCTGCAATCTGTACATTTGGACGGGGACAATGGTTTAATATACTCGCCATGATCCGTGATGACGGGATTTACTATTATTGTAACATCGGTTCTCCTTTCAGTTTAAAAGGAAATTTACTTAGCTACATTGACTATGATCTGGATGTGAAGGTCTATCCAGATATGACGTATACGGTATTAGATGAAGAAGAATATGCACTACATAGCGCACAAATGAATTACCCTCCATATGTAAAAGAACGGGTTCACTTGGCGTTGGATGAGGTTTTGGAGTGGATCAAAGCGAGACGTGGGCCTTTCCAGAGTGGGTTTGTTCAAAGATGGTATGAACGTTATCAACTGTTAAAACACAATGATGAAGAGTAG